Within Hydrogenophaga sp. PAMC20947, the genomic segment CACTGAATCGGGTCGCATGTGCCCCGATTGCCGGCAACCGATGGCCAGTTGTGCTTGCAAGGCGAATGCACGCACGCTGGTCCCCGCCGGCGATGGCCTGGTGCGCGTATCGCGTGAAACCAAGGGACGCGGCGGCAAGGCGGTCACCTTGGTCAAAGGCGTGGCGCTGGACGCCGCCGGATTGGCCGCACTGGGCAAAGCGCTCAAAGCAGCGTGTGGAACCGGTGGCACAGTGAAGGAGGGCGTGATTGAAATACAGGGTGACCACATTGATCGAATCATGGCCGCGTTGCAGGCCAAAGGCCACAAGGTGAAGCGCGCGGGCGGATGAAGTCTCAGAAAGCGTTGGCCCACCACAGGCGCCAGCGCATGCCGATTTCGCTGGTGTAACCCACCGAAGCGCCGCGCAATTGCCCCTGGGCATCAACGACCAGAAAGCTGGGCACTGCTTTCACGCCCAAGGCCCGGGCCAGTTCACCCCTGTCATCCACCGCCGTC encodes:
- a CDS encoding translation initiation factor Sui1, which codes for MKNSFVNAGLVYSTESGRMCPDCRQPMASCACKANARTLVPAGDGLVRVSRETKGRGGKAVTLVKGVALDAAGLAALGKALKAACGTGGTVKEGVIEIQGDHIDRIMAALQAKGHKVKRAGG